A genomic region of Kribbella sp. NBC_00382 contains the following coding sequences:
- a CDS encoding MarR family winged helix-turn-helix transcriptional regulator: protein MAEPRWLDDQEQRAWRAFIAAQRVVNGRIEQQLQRDAGMPHTYFEILVRLADADDGRLRMSELAVSTLGSRSRLSHAVNRLEKVGWVRREGIESDRRGQVAIITEEGRQKLKDTAPGHVETVRQAVFDALTGEQVDQLRDICAALTRHSGGTYDSAIWEPKASGTPAE, encoded by the coding sequence ATGGCGGAACCACGGTGGCTGGATGACCAAGAGCAGCGGGCCTGGCGAGCGTTCATCGCGGCCCAGCGCGTGGTGAACGGCCGGATCGAGCAGCAACTGCAGCGCGACGCGGGCATGCCGCACACGTACTTCGAGATCCTGGTCCGGCTCGCCGACGCGGACGACGGCCGGCTGCGGATGAGTGAGCTCGCCGTCTCCACCCTCGGCTCGCGCAGCCGCCTGTCGCACGCGGTGAACCGGCTCGAGAAGGTCGGCTGGGTCCGGCGCGAGGGGATCGAGTCCGACCGCCGCGGTCAGGTCGCGATCATCACCGAGGAAGGCCGGCAGAAGCTCAAGGACACTGCACCGGGCCACGTCGAGACTGTCCGGCAGGCGGTCTTCGATGCGCTCACCGGCGAGCAGGTCGACCAGCTGCGCGACATCTGCGCGGCCCTGACCCGGCACTCCGGTGGTACCTACGACAGCGCCATCTGGGAACCAAAGGCCTCCGGTACGCCGGCCGAGTAA
- a CDS encoding DMT family transporter — MITPRALPVLAGAGFVVFWSCGFIGARWGTEYASAFDLLAWRYLVAGALAAAVLLKRRPHLTRSDLITHAVMAFLTQCVYLGLIFTGIDHGISAGVTALIGSLQPILIATVAGPLLGERVSPRQWIGLLLGLAGVAFVVADDLGATPALTFLLPIGGLLGLVTGTVWERHRKPTTNLLDALCLQSLVSCIFFVVVTASTGQLTVPHDVQFYGAVLWLVVLATGGGWGLYLVNLRLSGATRISGLLYLVPPTTMLFAFLLFGETIGALAVGGMLLCAFAVLLITARPGGRKARISLRCDNGGTTVAG; from the coding sequence ATGATCACTCCACGCGCACTCCCAGTCCTGGCCGGTGCAGGCTTCGTCGTGTTCTGGAGTTGCGGCTTCATCGGCGCGCGCTGGGGCACGGAGTACGCCTCCGCCTTCGACCTGCTCGCCTGGCGGTACCTGGTCGCCGGCGCGCTGGCTGCCGCCGTACTGCTCAAGCGCCGCCCGCACCTGACCCGCAGCGACCTCATCACCCACGCGGTGATGGCCTTCCTCACCCAATGCGTCTATCTGGGCCTGATCTTCACCGGTATCGACCACGGCATCTCCGCAGGCGTCACTGCGCTCATCGGCTCGCTACAGCCGATCCTGATCGCCACAGTCGCCGGACCACTACTCGGTGAGCGAGTCAGCCCGAGGCAATGGATCGGCCTCCTCCTCGGCCTGGCAGGAGTCGCCTTCGTCGTCGCCGACGACCTAGGCGCAACCCCAGCCCTGACGTTCCTGCTCCCCATCGGCGGCCTACTCGGACTAGTGACCGGCACCGTCTGGGAGCGCCACCGCAAACCAACCACCAACCTGCTGGACGCCCTCTGCCTGCAGAGCCTGGTCTCTTGCATCTTCTTCGTCGTAGTGACCGCGAGTACCGGCCAGCTGACAGTCCCGCACGACGTGCAGTTCTACGGCGCAGTGCTGTGGCTCGTCGTGTTGGCCACCGGTGGCGGCTGGGGCCTGTACCTCGTCAACCTCCGCCTCTCCGGCGCCACCAGGATCAGCGGCCTCCTCTACCTGGTACCGCCGACGACGATGCTCTTCGCCTTCCTGCTGTTCGGCGAGACTATCGGCGCCCTCGCCGTCGGGGGAATGCTGCTCTGCGCGTTCGCAGTTCTGCTGATCACGGCTCGCCCAGGCGGCAGGAAGGCCCGGATCTCGTTACGCTGCGACAATGGCGGAACCACGGTGGCTGGATGA
- a CDS encoding DUF202 domain-containing protein — protein MTTASRDPGLQPERTLLAWRRTVLGLVANGILLLASGHGTSDVRLGLGIVVTVLALSCWAVVTAVYRRGVKPSALGSERVLRLAAGLVLVVGVFDLYAVMTH, from the coding sequence ATGACCACAGCGTCGCGTGATCCAGGTCTCCAACCGGAGCGCACTCTGCTCGCCTGGCGCCGCACGGTGCTCGGCCTGGTCGCCAACGGCATCTTGTTACTTGCCTCCGGCCACGGTACGTCCGACGTCCGGCTCGGCCTCGGCATCGTGGTGACCGTCCTGGCCTTGTCCTGCTGGGCTGTCGTCACCGCGGTCTACCGCCGGGGCGTCAAGCCTTCGGCGCTGGGATCGGAGCGGGTCCTGCGGCTGGCGGCCGGTCTGGTGCTCGTCGTCGGAGTGTTCGACCTCTACGCGGTGATGACGCACTGA
- a CDS encoding inorganic phosphate transporter, which yields MDLSFLVIVVIITALVFDFTNGFHDTANAMATSIATGALKPKVAVGLSAVLNLVGAFVSTEVAKTISSGLVDDAKVTVPIIFGGLVGAILWNLLTWYVGLPSSSSHALFGGLIGATWIAAGSGAVHFGTVVQKIIIPAVAAPIVAGVVALLGTYLVYTITRRARKKNVDDGFRVGQIASASLVSLAHGTGDAQKTMGIITLVLITSGSLASGSKPPLWVIFAAGLAIAAGTYLGGWRIIRTMGKGLTEIESPQGFAAETSSTAVLLASSHLGFPLSTTQVCSGSILGAGLGKRLAEVRWTVAGRMALAWLFTLPAAAIVGALAGRVANSGNLGVTIIAVAAAAAGGFIYLASRRKPVTAGNVNEYPGSTTAPASAVPAA from the coding sequence ATGGATCTTTCGTTTCTCGTCATCGTGGTGATCATCACCGCCTTGGTGTTCGACTTCACCAACGGTTTCCACGACACCGCCAACGCGATGGCGACGTCGATCGCCACCGGAGCGCTGAAACCCAAGGTCGCCGTCGGACTGTCCGCCGTGCTGAACCTGGTCGGCGCGTTCGTCTCCACCGAGGTCGCCAAAACGATCTCCAGCGGGCTCGTCGACGACGCCAAGGTGACCGTGCCGATCATCTTCGGCGGCCTGGTCGGCGCCATCCTGTGGAACCTGCTCACCTGGTACGTCGGGTTGCCGAGCTCCTCGTCACACGCGCTGTTCGGCGGCCTGATCGGCGCCACCTGGATCGCGGCCGGCAGCGGTGCGGTCCACTTCGGCACCGTCGTGCAGAAGATCATCATCCCGGCCGTCGCCGCCCCGATCGTGGCCGGTGTGGTCGCCCTGCTCGGCACCTACCTGGTCTACACGATCACTCGGCGGGCCCGGAAGAAGAACGTCGACGACGGGTTCCGGGTCGGCCAGATCGCCTCGGCCTCCCTCGTCTCGCTGGCGCACGGTACCGGTGACGCGCAGAAGACGATGGGCATCATCACGCTGGTGCTGATCACCTCGGGCAGCCTGGCGTCCGGCTCCAAGCCGCCGCTCTGGGTGATCTTCGCGGCCGGCCTGGCGATCGCGGCCGGCACCTACCTGGGCGGCTGGCGGATCATCCGGACGATGGGCAAGGGGCTGACCGAGATCGAGTCGCCGCAGGGCTTCGCGGCGGAGACCAGCTCCACCGCCGTACTGCTGGCGTCGTCGCACCTCGGCTTCCCGCTGTCGACGACCCAGGTCTGCTCCGGCAGCATCCTCGGCGCCGGCCTCGGCAAGCGCCTGGCGGAGGTCCGCTGGACGGTCGCCGGCCGGATGGCGCTGGCCTGGCTGTTCACCCTGCCGGCCGCCGCGATCGTCGGCGCCCTGGCCGGCCGGGTCGCCAACTCCGGCAACCTCGGCGTCACGATCATCGCCGTCGCCGCGGCCGCCGCGGGTGGCTTCATCTACCTGGCATCACGCCGCAAGCCGGTCACGGCCGGCAACGTCAACGAGTACCCGGGCAGCACGACGGCCCCGGCGTCCGCAGTACCGGCTGCCTGA
- a CDS encoding TetR/AcrR family transcriptional regulator translates to MVGLLTDRGELEAERLTPAGERILRAASTLFYERGIRTVGVDAIADAAEVTKKTLYDRFGSKDRLIAAYLEQRNRAWHAFLDDQLAALKPETPADVILTLFAALTGWMAESRRGCGFINASVELAAPDHPAMPVIVAQKQWMRSEFMAQAALGGFSDVEELADRLLLLHEGALVCFRVAAMENAPEVAHRAAADLLAGWPRD, encoded by the coding sequence ATGGTCGGATTGCTGACGGACCGCGGTGAGCTCGAGGCGGAGCGGCTGACGCCTGCGGGTGAGCGGATCCTTCGGGCCGCGTCGACGCTCTTCTACGAGCGCGGGATCCGTACGGTCGGCGTCGACGCCATCGCGGACGCGGCCGAGGTGACCAAGAAGACGCTGTACGACCGGTTCGGGTCGAAGGATCGGTTGATCGCGGCGTACCTGGAGCAGCGGAACCGGGCCTGGCATGCGTTCCTCGATGATCAACTCGCGGCGCTGAAGCCGGAGACGCCGGCCGACGTGATCCTCACGCTGTTCGCGGCGCTCACGGGCTGGATGGCCGAATCACGCCGCGGTTGCGGCTTCATCAACGCGAGCGTCGAGCTGGCCGCGCCCGACCATCCCGCGATGCCGGTGATCGTGGCTCAGAAGCAGTGGATGCGGTCCGAGTTCATGGCGCAGGCTGCCTTGGGCGGCTTCTCGGACGTGGAGGAGCTGGCTGATCGGCTGCTGTTGCTGCACGAGGGCGCGCTGGTGTGTTTCCGGGTGGCTGCGATGGAGAACGCGCCTGAGGTCGCGCATCGAGCCGCGGCCGATCTGCTGGCCGGTTGGCCGCGGGACTAG
- a CDS encoding lysophospholipid acyltransferase family protein encodes MRDILYPPVIGFAKTAFKVLDLGFTMVGTEHIPTTGGAVLALNHISYVDFVIGGFGAQPSKRLVRFMAKEVLFRNRYSGPLMRGMHHIPVDRGAGAGSYREAIHYLGEGEIVGVFPEATISRSFELKEFKSGAVRMAAEAGVPVIPMILWGTQRMMTKDHPRDFSRHQQVAITVGEPMPVSKDEDATEATARLRTTMAGMLDRTIKASPDKPAGAWWLPASYGGGAPTPEEADRLDAEELRERAARRRK; translated from the coding sequence ATGCGCGACATCCTCTACCCGCCGGTGATCGGCTTCGCCAAGACCGCGTTCAAGGTGCTCGACCTGGGCTTCACGATGGTCGGGACGGAGCACATCCCGACCACGGGTGGTGCCGTGCTGGCGCTGAACCACATCAGCTACGTGGACTTCGTGATCGGCGGGTTCGGCGCACAGCCGAGCAAGCGGCTGGTCCGGTTCATGGCCAAGGAGGTGCTGTTCCGCAACCGGTACTCCGGACCGCTGATGCGCGGCATGCACCACATCCCGGTGGATCGTGGCGCCGGCGCCGGGTCGTACCGGGAAGCCATCCACTACCTCGGCGAGGGCGAGATCGTCGGCGTCTTCCCCGAGGCGACCATCAGCCGGTCGTTCGAGCTGAAGGAGTTCAAGTCGGGCGCGGTCCGGATGGCTGCCGAGGCCGGGGTGCCGGTGATCCCGATGATCCTGTGGGGCACCCAGCGGATGATGACCAAGGACCACCCCCGTGACTTCTCCCGGCACCAGCAGGTCGCCATCACCGTCGGCGAGCCGATGCCCGTGAGCAAGGACGAGGACGCCACCGAGGCCACCGCCCGGCTGCGGACGACGATGGCCGGGATGCTCGACCGCACGATCAAGGCGTCCCCGGACAAGCCCGCCGGTGCGTGGTGGCTGCCGGCGTCGTACGGCGGAGGCGCGCCGACCCCCGAGGAGGCCGACCGGCTCGACGCCGAGGAGCTCCGCGAGCGGGCCGCCCGCCGCCGCAAGTAG
- a CDS encoding DUF47 domain-containing protein, translating into MPLRLRPNDPTFYDLFTESANHLVDGSRILAELLGVTAGTGLSASHTIAAQMKDAEHAADETTHSIIRRVNSTFVTPFDREDIYRLASDLDDVMDYMEEAVDSVHLFNLEKLPAEVAEQIEVLQRMAALTAESMPRLRTMKDLAEYWIEINRLENTGDAVHRRIIAKLFSGEFDALMVMKLKTVVDLLEAAIDAFEHVANTVEQIAVKES; encoded by the coding sequence GTGCCGTTACGTCTGCGTCCGAACGACCCGACGTTCTACGACCTTTTCACCGAATCAGCCAACCACCTGGTCGACGGGTCCCGCATCCTCGCCGAGCTGCTCGGCGTCACCGCCGGGACCGGGCTGTCGGCCAGCCATACGATCGCCGCCCAGATGAAGGACGCCGAGCACGCCGCGGACGAGACCACCCACTCGATCATCCGCCGGGTCAACTCGACCTTCGTGACCCCGTTCGACCGCGAGGACATCTACCGGCTGGCCTCCGACCTCGACGACGTCATGGACTACATGGAGGAGGCCGTCGACAGCGTCCACCTGTTCAACCTCGAGAAGCTGCCGGCCGAGGTGGCCGAGCAGATCGAGGTGCTGCAGCGGATGGCCGCGCTGACCGCCGAGTCGATGCCGCGACTGCGCACGATGAAGGACCTGGCGGAGTACTGGATCGAGATCAACCGGCTGGAGAACACCGGTGACGCGGTGCACCGCCGGATCATCGCCAAGCTGTTCAGCGGTGAGTTCGACGCGCTGATGGTGATGAAGCTCAAGACCGTGGTCGACCTGCTGGAGGCCGCCATCGACGCCTTCGAGCACGTCGCGAACACGGTCGAACAGATCGCCGTCAAGGAGAGCTGA
- a CDS encoding YidH family protein, whose translation MTEPTQEPDYRFTLANERTYLAYLRTALACYAGGLSAVQFLDLGPDRWPARIIGVVLVAAGITTTALAFRRWQTNLTAMRTGGPLPVTRLPLMLGATIATVGLIGLLFSLWR comes from the coding sequence ATGACCGAGCCGACCCAGGAGCCCGACTACCGGTTCACCCTCGCCAACGAGCGGACCTATCTGGCGTACCTGCGGACCGCGCTGGCCTGCTACGCGGGCGGCCTGTCGGCGGTGCAGTTCCTGGACCTCGGACCCGACCGCTGGCCCGCGCGGATCATCGGCGTCGTACTGGTCGCCGCGGGGATCACCACCACCGCGCTGGCCTTCCGGCGCTGGCAGACCAATCTGACCGCCATGCGCACCGGCGGACCGCTCCCGGTGACCCGGCTGCCGTTGATGCTCGGGGCAACCATCGCAACCGTCGGTCTGATCGGTCTGCTGTTCAGCCTGTGGCGATGA
- a CDS encoding potassium channel family protein, translating into MKLVRSAQRHPSAILLVVQLLGVLLYPAMEGSRGGRVAFEILGILFLTLAVFSVRSTPGLTWVSVCLGLPAVVLSLLDAFRPTDTIVLISNPLHAAFYFYAAYSLLRYMLSDHDVSADELWATGATFTLVAWGFAYLYVFVQALVPGTFTAAVNASQDRTWMELLFLSFTTLSSTGLSDIVPISSWGRSVVMIEQLAGLGYVAMVVSRLVGLTVAKRN; encoded by the coding sequence ATGAAGCTGGTACGCAGCGCGCAGCGGCACCCGTCCGCGATCCTGCTGGTCGTCCAGCTGCTCGGCGTCCTGCTCTACCCCGCGATGGAGGGCTCGCGCGGCGGCCGGGTCGCGTTCGAGATCCTCGGCATTCTCTTCCTGACGCTCGCCGTCTTCTCGGTCCGGTCTACCCCCGGCCTCACCTGGGTCAGCGTCTGCCTCGGCCTCCCCGCCGTCGTCCTGTCGCTGCTGGACGCCTTCCGCCCGACCGACACGATCGTGCTGATCTCCAACCCGCTCCACGCCGCCTTTTACTTCTATGCCGCCTACAGCCTGCTCCGCTACATGCTGTCCGACCACGACGTCAGCGCTGACGAGCTCTGGGCCACGGGCGCGACTTTCACTTTGGTGGCTTGGGGTTTCGCCTACCTGTACGTCTTCGTCCAGGCGCTGGTCCCCGGCACCTTCACCGCAGCGGTCAACGCGAGTCAGGACCGTACCTGGATGGAGTTGCTGTTCCTCAGCTTCACCACGCTGTCCAGTACCGGCCTCAGCGACATCGTGCCGATCAGCTCGTGGGGACGCTCGGTCGTGATGATCGAGCAACTCGCCGGCCTCGGCTACGTCGCCATGGTCGTCTCCAGGCTGGTCGGCCTGACCGTCGCCAAACGCAACTAG
- a CDS encoding inorganic phosphate transporter codes for MELALVIAVIVIALAFDYTNGFHDAANAIATSVSTRALTPRVALLMAAVCNFAGAFLGTEVAETIGKGIITLPSGKHGLVVVIAALVGAITWNLITWYFGLPSSSSHALIGGLVGAGLASTSVVLWSGIVDKVVIPMVLSPAVGFFGAFLLMIAILWIFRRSNPGKTTRGFRAAQSVSAAAMALGHGLQDAQKTMGVMFLALLSTGHVEKGDGIPIWVKISAATAISLGTYSGGWRIMRTLGRRIIHLDPARGFASEAVAATVLYVMAIGLHAPVSTTHTITSAVMGAGATKRLSAVRWGVAKGIVAAWVLTIPAAGVVAAGVYYLAHMILE; via the coding sequence GTGGAGCTCGCGCTCGTCATCGCGGTCATCGTCATCGCGCTCGCCTTCGACTACACCAACGGTTTCCACGACGCCGCGAACGCGATCGCCACCTCGGTCTCCACCCGGGCGCTGACACCCCGGGTCGCGTTGCTGATGGCCGCGGTGTGCAACTTCGCCGGCGCCTTCCTCGGGACCGAGGTGGCCGAGACGATCGGCAAGGGCATCATCACCTTGCCATCCGGCAAGCACGGCCTGGTGGTCGTGATCGCCGCGCTCGTCGGCGCGATCACCTGGAACCTGATCACCTGGTACTTCGGGCTGCCGAGCTCCTCGTCGCACGCGCTGATCGGCGGCCTGGTCGGGGCCGGACTGGCCTCCACCAGCGTGGTGCTCTGGTCCGGCATCGTCGACAAGGTCGTCATTCCGATGGTGCTGTCACCCGCGGTGGGTTTCTTCGGCGCCTTCTTGCTGATGATCGCCATCCTGTGGATCTTCCGGCGCAGCAATCCGGGCAAGACGACCCGTGGCTTCCGGGCCGCGCAGTCGGTGTCCGCGGCCGCGATGGCCCTCGGGCACGGGCTGCAGGACGCCCAGAAGACGATGGGCGTGATGTTCCTGGCGCTGCTCAGCACCGGGCATGTGGAGAAGGGCGACGGGATCCCGATCTGGGTCAAGATCTCGGCCGCGACCGCGATCTCGCTGGGTACGTACTCCGGCGGCTGGCGGATCATGCGGACCCTGGGCCGCCGGATCATCCACCTCGACCCGGCCCGCGGCTTCGCCTCCGAGGCGGTCGCGGCGACCGTGCTCTACGTGATGGCGATCGGCCTGCACGCACCGGTCTCGACCACCCACACGATCACCTCGGCGGTGATGGGCGCCGGCGCCACCAAGCGGCTGTCCGCCGTGCGCTGGGGTGTCGCCAAGGGCATCGTGGCGGCCTGGGTGCTGACCATCCCGGCGGCAGGCGTCGTCGCGGCGGGGGTCTACTACCTGGCGCACATGATCCTCGAGTAG
- a CDS encoding glycoside hydrolase family 3 N-terminal domain-containing protein, whose product MKTTGRRVLAVAAAATLLAGCSDSGTPTAGPSTAPSSSVTRQTPLPTETPTQTPSQTPSTPSTTPSTPPADGCVDQKLQQLTIREQAAQLIMTGISTKGMTAAERSIAKAQKPGGLLLMGPGASASHTRTAMAAVTTTATVKGIRPFIAADQEGGKIQRLKGSGFDRIPAATVQATWSDDKLTARAKTWGGQLKQAGVNMDLAPVADVVPASLGDSNAPIGALDRGYGNTPGKVGPHVAAFVKGMEQAGVMTSVKHFPGLGRVKGNTDFSSGVVDTVTTRNDDYLSSFAAGIQAGSDLVMVSTVTYTKIDPENRAVFSPTVIGGMLRGDLGYTGVVITDDVGAAAEVASVPAGQRATRFVAAGGDIVITAKASLTSTMVNALVVKAQQDKTFAAALQSSVHRVLALKQSRGLLSC is encoded by the coding sequence ATGAAGACCACCGGACGCCGGGTACTGGCAGTAGCGGCCGCGGCGACTCTGCTCGCGGGCTGCAGCGACTCGGGCACCCCCACGGCGGGGCCTAGTACTGCGCCTTCCTCCTCGGTCACCCGGCAGACCCCGCTGCCGACCGAGACCCCGACGCAGACGCCCAGCCAGACGCCGAGCACTCCGAGCACGACTCCCAGTACTCCGCCCGCCGACGGCTGCGTCGACCAGAAGCTGCAGCAGCTGACGATCCGCGAGCAGGCGGCCCAGCTGATCATGACGGGCATCAGCACCAAGGGCATGACGGCGGCCGAGCGGTCCATCGCCAAGGCCCAGAAGCCAGGCGGCCTCCTGCTGATGGGTCCCGGCGCCAGTGCCTCCCACACCCGTACTGCGATGGCCGCTGTCACCACGACGGCCACAGTGAAGGGCATCCGGCCGTTCATCGCCGCAGACCAGGAAGGCGGCAAGATCCAGCGCCTCAAGGGCTCTGGCTTCGACCGCATCCCCGCAGCGACAGTGCAGGCCACCTGGTCCGACGACAAGCTCACCGCTCGCGCCAAGACGTGGGGCGGCCAGCTCAAGCAAGCCGGGGTCAACATGGACCTCGCGCCGGTCGCAGACGTAGTACCGGCATCTCTTGGGGACAGCAACGCTCCCATCGGGGCGCTGGACCGGGGCTACGGCAACACACCCGGCAAGGTCGGCCCGCACGTCGCCGCCTTCGTGAAGGGGATGGAGCAGGCCGGGGTGATGACCTCGGTCAAGCACTTCCCGGGCCTCGGCCGGGTCAAGGGCAACACCGACTTCTCCTCCGGCGTGGTCGACACCGTCACCACCCGCAACGACGACTACCTGTCGTCATTCGCCGCGGGCATCCAGGCCGGCTCGGACCTGGTGATGGTCTCCACCGTCACCTACACCAAGATCGACCCGGAGAACCGCGCTGTCTTCTCGCCCACCGTCATCGGCGGCATGCTGCGCGGCGATCTCGGGTACACCGGAGTCGTGATCACCGATGACGTAGGGGCGGCCGCGGAGGTCGCGTCGGTCCCTGCCGGCCAGCGCGCGACCCGCTTCGTCGCAGCCGGCGGCGACATCGTGATCACCGCCAAGGCCTCGCTCACCTCCACCATGGTCAACGCGCTGGTCGTGAAGGCCCAGCAGGACAAGACGTTCGCGGCCGCACTCCAGAGCAGCGTCCACCGGGTGCTCGCCCTCAAGCAGAGCCGTGGCCTGCTGAGCTGCTGA